In Candidatus Nomurabacteria bacterium, the following proteins share a genomic window:
- a CDS encoding ATP-dependent Clp protease ATP-binding subunit has product MYTLAEDIKKYAPVLSLVKILSRRTLSTLRIIFFTLAVIAALVAVGFHYFIPTAPISLLLGISLIFSGLWLEQLLIFSYHNSYYFFGLNSIIGLEDENIAGATYEVAEAIGRQKNDITKAFCTSRLGTIVLLRAGISADMLDTFFRSQRALISTDMVPLPSNQIFTLITLGKYILQQDSAFKKLLKENGVADEIFVGSLEWVVGSHLQEKRLERWWGKDNLSKTQGIGREWAFGTAYILQKFSRSLQVGAVYSGLSDGDSAFTNEKIEEIEVALARAKASNVLIIGEAGVGKIDLLLEVNRRIRLGKSLSAIENKQMILLDTSRLFATHHDKQALELTILQLFTEATKAGNVIMVIENLSTLIREAEAMGVFIPELIDPYLATDNLHVVATDTPGSYHTHLEPLGAFARRFAEVLIDEPNLASTTRVLQGVALQNENRYQTLFTYAALKAVTESADRYIVEGKMPDKAIELLIDIATRANQAGVGVITDDYVYQVVSDKTGIPAGPIEEKERDLLLNLEDRLHERVIGQLGAIDAIAGTMRRARAGIQSADKPIGSFLFLGPTGVGKTETAKALAFVFFGDENKMHRIDMSEFSGEDALERLIGNGEESGILPDMLREHPYAVLLLDEFEKGSKAVHDVFLQILDEGVFTDARGERVNARNTIIIATSNAGSQLIMDTIEQRKELSTLQQEIVDHIIKEGIYRPELVNRFDNTIIFEPLKIEEQGQVAGLMLKGLYERIKDKGYELVVTRDLMDVLVEKGYDPQFGARPMQRVLQNLIEEKVAEKMISGEVKEGDTITLTKADFSEAELSN; this is encoded by the coding sequence ATGTATACTCTGGCTGAAGACATAAAAAAATATGCACCTGTACTTTCATTAGTAAAGATACTTTCAAGGCGTACTCTAAGTACGTTACGAATAATATTTTTTACTCTAGCTGTCATCGCCGCTCTTGTAGCTGTCGGGTTTCATTACTTTATACCGACCGCACCAATTTCTTTGTTGTTAGGCATAAGTTTGATTTTTTCTGGTCTTTGGCTTGAGCAGCTTTTAATTTTTAGTTATCACAACAGCTACTATTTCTTTGGCCTCAATTCTATTATCGGTCTGGAAGATGAAAATATAGCTGGCGCAACTTATGAAGTGGCTGAGGCCATTGGTAGACAAAAAAACGACATTACTAAAGCCTTCTGCACTTCAAGGCTCGGGACTATTGTGCTTTTGCGGGCGGGGATTAGTGCCGATATGCTTGACACTTTCTTTAGGTCTCAGAGAGCTCTTATTTCTACTGATATGGTACCACTTCCGTCTAATCAGATTTTTACTTTGATTACGCTTGGTAAATATATTTTGCAGCAAGATAGTGCTTTTAAAAAACTGCTGAAGGAAAATGGTGTTGCCGACGAAATTTTTGTTGGTTCATTGGAGTGGGTTGTTGGTAGTCACTTACAAGAAAAACGTCTTGAACGCTGGTGGGGTAAGGATAATTTGTCGAAAACTCAAGGAATTGGTCGCGAGTGGGCCTTTGGTACTGCTTATATTTTGCAAAAGTTTTCTCGTAGTCTACAGGTTGGGGCTGTTTACTCTGGTTTGTCTGATGGTGACTCAGCTTTTACTAATGAAAAAATTGAGGAAATTGAGGTTGCTTTAGCTAGAGCAAAGGCGTCCAACGTACTTATTATTGGTGAAGCGGGCGTGGGCAAGATTGACTTGTTGCTTGAGGTCAATAGGCGGATTCGTCTAGGTAAGTCACTGAGTGCGATTGAGAACAAACAAATGATCCTACTTGATACCAGTCGTTTATTTGCTACCCATCATGACAAACAGGCTTTAGAACTAACAATCCTTCAGCTTTTTACCGAAGCAACAAAAGCCGGCAATGTTATTATGGTCATTGAAAATCTAAGCACTTTAATTCGTGAGGCTGAAGCAATGGGTGTATTTATTCCAGAACTGATTGACCCTTACTTGGCTACGGACAACCTCCATGTGGTTGCTACTGACACGCCCGGTTCTTATCATACACATCTAGAACCGCTCGGGGCTTTCGCTAGACGTTTTGCTGAAGTGTTGATTGATGAACCAAATCTGGCTAGTACTACCAGAGTACTCCAAGGAGTGGCGCTCCAAAATGAAAACCGTTATCAAACCTTGTTTACCTATGCCGCACTTAAGGCGGTCACTGAGTCGGCAGACCGCTATATTGTTGAAGGGAAGATGCCAGACAAGGCGATTGAGCTTTTGATTGATATTGCCACCAGAGCCAATCAAGCTGGGGTTGGTGTTATCACAGATGACTATGTTTATCAGGTGGTTAGTGACAAAACTGGTATTCCAGCTGGTCCAATAGAAGAAAAAGAACGTGACTTACTACTTAATCTGGAAGACAGGTTACATGAGCGGGTGATTGGTCAATTGGGAGCAATTGATGCGATTGCTGGAACAATGCGTCGGGCAAGAGCTGGAATTCAGTCAGCTGACAAACCAATTGGCTCCTTTTTGTTTCTTGGTCCAACTGGTGTTGGAAAAACAGAGACGGCCAAAGCCTTGGCCTTTGTCTTCTTTGGCGACGAAAATAAAATGCATCGTATTGATATGTCTGAATTTAGTGGGGAAGATGCCTTGGAGCGGCTTATTGGTAATGGTGAAGAGTCTGGAATATTACCAGACATGTTGCGTGAGCATCCTTACGCTGTACTTTTGCTTGATGAGTTTGAAAAAGGATCAAAGGCTGTGCATGATGTATTTCTTCAAATATTGGACGAAGGGGTGTTTACTGACGCTAGAGGTGAGAGAGTAAATGCTCGAAATACCATTATAATTGCCACCTCAAACGCTGGCAGTCAACTAATCATGGACACAATTGAACAAAGGAAAGAATTGTCGACCCTACAGCAAGAAATTGTTGACCATATTATAAAAGAAGGTATTTACCGTCCTGAGTTAGTCAATCGTTTTGATAATACAATAATATTTGAACCTCTCAAAATTGAAGAGCAGGGACAGGTGGCTGGTTTAATGCTTAAGGGGCTTTATGAAAGAATTAAGGACAAGGGGTACGAACTTGTTGTTACTCGCGATTTAATGGATGTCTTGGTGGAAAAAGGTTACGACCCGCAATTTGGAGCTAGACCGATGCAGAGAGTTTTGCAAAATCTGATTGAAGAAAAGGTGGCGGAAAAGATGATCAGCGGAGAGGTTAAAGAAGGTGATACTATTACTCTAACCAAGGCTGATTTTAGTGAGGCAGAGCTAAGTAACTAG